From one Gemella morbillorum genomic stretch:
- a CDS encoding DMT family transporter, with product MKNKSGISFGLFSGLFWGLGLTISAYIFSLYNISPFVVAVVHDFISIFILASILLIKYKKIDFKIFTNIRNVSVIIGALLAGPIGMQCNLYAVKYIGSGLTSSITAIYPAVSVILAVIFLRHKVSTKTIVGIALIITGIFIQSYKSEQVNSFYIGFLFALICAVAWGSESVLSSYAMSNHLTEIETLLIRQVTSFLAYLVIVMFNGFTIGEVADIKLGGLIFFFVLSNMVSYIMYYIAINRLQPAKATGLNVSYVVWTVIFSAIFLGIGLGFQVIITSLIIIFGVYIIIKD from the coding sequence ATGAAAAATAAATCAGGGATATCATTTGGATTGTTTTCAGGCTTATTTTGGGGATTAGGACTCACAATAAGTGCATATATATTTTCTTTATATAATATTTCACCTTTTGTCGTTGCAGTTGTTCATGACTTTATTAGTATTTTTATACTTGCGTCAATTTTATTAATAAAGTATAAAAAGATAGACTTTAAAATATTTACAAATATTAGAAACGTAAGTGTTATAATTGGTGCTTTACTTGCAGGGCCGATAGGAATGCAGTGTAATCTTTACGCGGTGAAATATATAGGTAGCGGATTGACTTCATCAATCACAGCAATTTATCCAGCAGTATCTGTTATATTAGCTGTTATTTTTCTGCGCCATAAAGTTTCTACAAAGACAATTGTAGGGATTGCACTAATAATAACAGGTATCTTTATTCAAAGTTATAAGAGTGAGCAGGTTAATTCTTTTTACATAGGATTTCTTTTTGCGCTAATTTGTGCAGTTGCTTGGGGGAGTGAAAGTGTCCTAAGTTCGTATGCGATGAGTAACCATTTAACAGAGATTGAGACGTTATTAATAAGACAAGTAACATCGTTTTTAGCTTATTTGGTAATTGTTATGTTTAATGGTTTTACTATAGGAGAAGTAGCGGATATTAAGCTGGGGGGGTTAATTTTCTTCTTTGTTTTAAGTAATATGGTATCATATATTATGTACTATATTGCGATAAATAGATTGCAACCAGCAAAAGCAACAGGATTAAATGTCAGTTATGTTGTTTGGACTGTGATCTTTTCTGCAATTTTCTTAGGTATAGGACTTGGCTTCCAAGTAATAATTACGTCATTAATTATTATCTTTGGGGTATATATAATTATAAAAGACTAG
- a CDS encoding ribitol-5-phosphate dehydrogenase: MINQIYQLVKPKFINVKYNEENLNEKDKIVIRPNYMALCHADQRYYQGKRDPKVLAKKLPMALIHECVGIVIADPTGTYEVGQKVVMIPNQPPRASDAEFYENYMQGTHFLSSGYDGFMREYVSLPKDRVVAYNGIEDNVAVISEFISVGMHAIDRFQKLAHSKRDRIAIIGDGSLAYVMANIVNYVLPNAEIIVIGRHWEKLDLFSFAKERYLTDDIPAELSFDHGIECCGGDGSGYAINDLIKYIKPQGSMVLMGVSEYKVNINTRDVLEKGLTLVGSSRSGRADFEKTVEMLSNKKFERRFKNIIYLEEPVQNIQDIHRVFATDLNTAFKTVFKWEV, from the coding sequence ATGATAAATCAGATATATCAATTAGTAAAGCCGAAATTTATTAATGTAAAATATAATGAAGAAAACTTGAATGAAAAAGATAAAATAGTAATTCGTCCGAATTACATGGCGTTATGTCATGCGGATCAAAGATATTATCAAGGGAAGAGAGATCCAAAAGTACTTGCTAAGAAATTACCAATGGCACTTATTCATGAGTGTGTGGGGATAGTAATTGCGGATCCTACAGGAACTTATGAAGTAGGGCAAAAAGTTGTAATGATTCCTAATCAACCTCCAAGAGCAAGCGATGCCGAATTTTATGAAAATTATATGCAAGGGACACATTTCTTATCAAGTGGTTATGATGGATTTATGCGAGAATATGTATCATTACCAAAGGATAGGGTAGTAGCATATAATGGTATTGAAGATAATGTTGCGGTAATTAGTGAATTTATTAGTGTGGGAATGCATGCAATAGATAGATTTCAAAAACTAGCTCATAGTAAAAGAGATAGAATTGCAATAATTGGTGATGGAAGTCTTGCATATGTTATGGCGAATATTGTGAACTACGTTTTACCAAACGCTGAAATAATAGTTATAGGACGCCATTGGGAGAAATTAGATTTATTTAGTTTTGCTAAAGAACGTTATTTGACTGATGATATTCCAGCAGAATTAAGTTTTGATCATGGGATAGAATGTTGTGGCGGAGATGGCAGTGGTTATGCGATTAACGATTTAATAAAATATATTAAACCACAAGGTAGTATGGTACTTATGGGAGTAAGTGAATACAAAGTAAATATTAATACTCGTGATGTGCTAGAAAAAGGTCTTACATTAGTTGGTTCATCACGTTCAGGGCGTGCTGACTTTGAGAAAACAGTTGAAATGTTAAGTAATAAAAAATTTGAAAGAAGATTTAAAAACATCATATACTTAGAAGAGCCTGTGCAAAATATTCAAGATATTCATCGTGTGTTCGCAACAGACTTAAATACAGCATTTAAGACAGTGTTTAAGTGGGAAGTGTAG
- a CDS encoding phosphotransferase family protein, translating to MKQLIKNKIERLLSDSEEIESVERLGGMTNNNYLVVTTNKKYIVKFFGKGTDKLINRINEKNNLAKLRDLELDVENYIFDIDAGIKVNEYIEDAITFDAHYLKAKTKEVAKILQRVHGSGKELDGEFDVFSEIEKYENLITEDIKYVYYDKIREKIFSLKNHLEELGVDRKSCHTDLVPENFIEAPDKRVYLIDWEYAAMNDPMWDLAALFLESNFKKAEEGEFFKHYYSEKTPVSIVKVMIYKILQDFLWSLWTIYKEEQGDDFGSYGQDRYNRCLKNLKEYLASYEK from the coding sequence TTGAAACAATTGATTAAAAATAAAATAGAAAGACTACTTTCTGACTCAGAAGAGATAGAGAGTGTAGAACGCCTAGGTGGGATGACTAATAACAACTATCTAGTTGTAACTACGAATAAAAAATATATAGTGAAGTTCTTTGGAAAAGGAACGGATAAGTTAATAAATAGAATTAATGAAAAGAATAATTTGGCAAAACTTCGTGATTTAGAGCTTGATGTTGAAAATTATATTTTTGATATTGATGCTGGCATAAAAGTTAATGAGTATATAGAAGATGCGATTACTTTTGATGCTCATTATTTAAAAGCTAAAACAAAAGAAGTTGCTAAAATTTTACAACGAGTACATGGTTCAGGAAAAGAATTAGATGGTGAGTTTGATGTATTTTCTGAGATTGAAAAATATGAGAACTTAATTACAGAAGACATCAAGTATGTATATTATGATAAAATACGAGAGAAAATCTTTTCTTTAAAAAATCATCTTGAAGAATTAGGTGTAGATAGAAAATCATGTCATACAGATTTAGTACCGGAAAACTTTATTGAAGCACCAGATAAAAGAGTTTATCTTATTGACTGGGAGTATGCCGCGATGAATGATCCAATGTGGGATTTGGCAGCATTGTTTTTAGAATCTAATTTTAAAAAAGCAGAAGAAGGAGAGTTTTTCAAACATTATTATAGTGAAAAGACACCTGTTAGTATTGTCAAAGTTATGATTTACAAGATTCTTCAGGACTTTTTATGGAGTCTATGGACTATTTATAAAGAAGAACAGGGAGATGACTTTGGTAGTTATGGTCAAGACAGATATAATCGCTGTCTTAAGAATTTGAAGGAGTATTTAGCGAGTTATGAAAAATAA
- a CDS encoding sugar phosphate nucleotidyltransferase, with translation MRAIILAAGLGTRLRPMTNNTPKALVKVKDKPLVEYQIEYLKEKGIDEIIIVVGYLHEQFDYLKEKYNVKLVLNDKYAEYNNFYSLYLVKDYLADSYVIDADNYLFKNMFRTDVTRSTYFSVYREDCENEWFLLYGDDYKVQDIIVDSKAGRILSGVSFWDKPTAEKIVGFIDKAYNSGDFINLYWDNMVKDNINELDVYVEELESNSIYEIDSVKDYKKLEEILKEYE, from the coding sequence TTGAGAGCGATAATTTTAGCGGCGGGCTTAGGTACTAGGCTTAGACCTATGACTAACAACACGCCGAAAGCACTTGTCAAAGTAAAAGATAAGCCGTTGGTAGAATACCAAATAGAATATTTAAAAGAAAAAGGAATAGATGAAATTATAATTGTAGTAGGATATCTACATGAACAATTTGATTATTTAAAAGAAAAATATAATGTAAAACTAGTATTGAATGATAAATATGCAGAATATAATAACTTTTATTCGTTATATTTAGTAAAAGATTATTTAGCAGATAGTTATGTAATAGATGCGGATAATTATTTATTTAAAAATATGTTTAGAACAGATGTAACACGTTCTACATATTTTAGCGTTTATCGTGAAGATTGTGAAAATGAATGGTTCCTTCTTTATGGAGATGATTATAAAGTTCAAGATATTATAGTCGATAGTAAAGCTGGTAGAATATTGAGTGGAGTATCATTTTGGGATAAACCTACAGCTGAGAAAATTGTTGGATTTATAGACAAAGCATATAATAGTGGAGATTTTATAAATTTATATTGGGATAACATGGTTAAAGACAATATTAATGAGTTAGATGTTTATGTCGAAGAATTAGAATCGAATAGCATCTACGAAATTGATAGTGTTAAAGATTATAAAAAATTAGAAGAAATATTGAAAGAATACGAGTAA
- a CDS encoding IspD/TarI family cytidylyltransferase — translation MIYAGILAGGTGTRMGISNMPKQFLDLGNKPIIIHTIEKFLLEPEIEKIVVGVHEDWISHAEDLVEEYISTFKDRIIIVAGGSDRNTTIENIIKAIDDYKELTDEDIVITHDSVRPFITLRIIKDNIRLAKECDAVDTVVEAVDTIVESTNGEYITNIPNRAHYYQGQTPQSFRCKDFLNLYNSLTSEEKQILTDACKIFVIKGKEVALAKGEYSNLKITTVTDLKIAKSMLEDE, via the coding sequence ATGATATACGCAGGAATTTTGGCTGGGGGAACAGGGACAAGAATGGGAATAAGCAATATGCCGAAACAATTCTTAGATTTAGGGAATAAACCGATAATAATTCATACAATAGAAAAGTTTTTACTAGAGCCTGAAATTGAGAAGATTGTGGTTGGAGTTCATGAAGATTGGATAAGTCATGCAGAGGACTTAGTAGAAGAATACATATCTACATTTAAAGACAGAATAATTATTGTCGCTGGTGGGTCTGATAGAAATACAACTATCGAAAATATTATCAAAGCTATTGATGACTATAAAGAACTAACGGATGAAGATATTGTAATTACTCATGATTCAGTGCGTCCGTTTATTACATTACGTATAATAAAAGATAATATTCGCTTGGCAAAAGAATGTGATGCGGTAGATACTGTAGTCGAAGCTGTGGATACAATCGTAGAAAGTACAAATGGGGAATATATTACTAATATTCCTAATAGAGCTCATTATTATCAGGGACAAACACCACAAAGTTTCCGTTGTAAAGACTTTTTAAACCTATATAATTCATTGACTAGTGAAGAAAAACAAATATTAACAGACGCTTGTAAAATTTTTGTTATTAAGGGGAAAGAAGTTGCTCTAGCTAAAGGTGAATACTCAAATTTAAAAATAACAACGGTAACAGATCTGAAAATTGCTAAGAGCATGTTAGAGGACGAGTAA